The following DNA comes from Nitrogeniibacter aestuarii.
CGCCGCACTCTTGGGGAACGAGACAGCGACAAAGTCCACACCGATCTTGGCCGCGGTGCGGATGTCGTCCATGTCCTTGGCCGTGAGTGCCGGCGCCGACAGACCACCGCCCTGGCGGTTGATCCCCTTGTTGTTGGACAGCAGACCGCCCACCTTGACCCGGCAATGGATGGCCGAGCCCAGCACCTTTTCGACACGCAGCTTGATGCGCCCGTCGTCGAGCAGCAGGATGTCACCGGGGCCCACATCGTTCGGCAGGTCGGGGTAGTCCAGACCGACGGTCTGGTTGTTGCCTTCCTTGCAACTGGCGTCGAGGACGAAATCTGCGCCTTCCTTGAGGGTGATCTTGCCCTCGGCAAATTTGCCGACGCGGATCTTGGGCCCTTGCAGGTCGGCCAGAATGCCGACCGGGCGACCGGCGCGTGCGCTGGCCTCGCGAATGGCTTCGGCGCGTGCGATGTGGTCTTCGGCCGTGCCGTGGGAAAAATTCATGCGGACCACATCGACGCCGGCATGAACCATCCGTTCAAGGACGGGCAGTTCAGACGAACTCGGGCCGAGGGTGGCAACGATCTTGGTGTGGCGAGCCATCAGGACTCCTCTCGATTTATTGTGATTTCTCTGGCTGCTCGCATTCTAGCGCGATGATGTGTCAGTGATGCGCACGCCGAGCGTCATTGCGACTGAGCGTCCTTGGGTATTGCGGAATTCGTCACCTGCGTGCGCCACAGGTTGCTGCCACTGCGCTTGGCTTCATACATGGCTCGATCTGCTGCGGCAATCAGGGCGTTGATGTCGTAACTGTCGGGCGTGTAATGTGCGACGCCGATGCTCACGCCCAGCGACTTTCCATTCACCGACATGGGGCCGACGCTGCGCACCGCGTCAACAATGCGCTCGCACACGCTGTCGATGGTCGATGCGCCCTGAAGGCCGGGGCACAGCAGAACGAACTCGTCGCCTCCGAGCCGTGCTGTCACATCCGATTGGCGGGCGATGCTCTGAAGGCGATCACCGAAGTTCTTCAGTACATGATCGCCGATCGGGTGGCCGAGGGTGTCATTGATGGGTTTGAAGCCGTCGAGGTCGAGCAGGAACAGGGCGCCGCACTCCGATTCGCGCTGAGCGCGGCTGAGGACCCGTTCCGCGGCTTCGAAAAACCCCTTGCGGTTGGTCAGGCCAGTGAGCGCGTCGTGGCGAGCGAGTTGCTGCCAATGCTCTTTTTCGTTCTCCATCTCTTTGTGGCGGCGGGTCAGGCCGATGACGATGGCGATGAAATTACCCAGTGCGAGCAGGAACGCGAGCGTCTGGATGACGCGAAGCTGCTCGGTCCGTTGGACGGAATCGTGCTCCAGGCGGGAGGTCAGCCGGTTCATCAGCTGGAGGATTTCAACGTTGGTGCTGACCATGTAGGTGGCGGCTGGTGCCCACACAGCGTCCGTCTTCGCGTGATCCACCAATTGCACGGTGAGCGGCTTGAGCAGGCGGCGGGCTTCGGCGATGTACTCGCTGGCGGCGCCGTCGACGGCATGCAATTGCACCGTCTTGCCGTCGCCGCCAAGTGTCTGGCCACCGTGAGCGAAGGCTTCAAGTGTCTGATTGAACAGGGAGTAAGCCGAAATGAACTCTTCGGCGGCGAGGTCGGCATGCTCGGGGGCGCTGGAGTTTGCGGCCAGCAAGAGTGATTTGGTCATGCGCTGGGAGAGCATGCGCTGGCGCCCGGCCATGTTGATGGCCACAGCATCCTCAGCCACCTGATGGGCGATCCACAGGTTGGTGACGAGGACGGAAAGGTCCAGTGCCACGAACAGGAGGATTGCCGCAAGCAGGCGTCGCGGGGAAGCGATCAGAGCACTGACGGGGATGGGCATGAATCTATGTTAGGCGCGATCTACACTGATCGATAATGTCTCAACGGCGCGTCCGCATCATGTTTGAGCGATTTTTGCCCTTGCGGGATGGTCGTGCAGCGCCATCAGGACATCGTATAAAAAAGGGCGGCCTCGGGGCCGCCCTTCATCACGTGTGCGCGAACACAACCGGCTTCAGTCGTTGAAGCGCGCTTCGAGTGCTTCGATGGCCGGCAGGGTCTTGCCTTCGAGAAACTCGAGGAAGGCGCCACCACCCGTGGAGATGTAACCCACGTCGCCAGCGATGTCGAACTTGGCAATCGCGGCCAGCGTGTCACCGCCGCCCGCGATTGAGAAGGCTTCGGAGTGGGCAATGGCCGAGGCCATCATCTTGGTGCCACCGGCAAACTGGTTGTACTCGAAAACGCCGACCGGGCCGTTCCAGACGATGGTGCCGGCATGAGCGATGATGTCGGCGAGCTTGGCGGCACTCTTGGGGCCAAAGTCGAGAATGCGGTCGTGATCGGCCACGTCATCAATGGCGACGCGGTTGGCACGGGCCAGCGCAGACACCTCGTCGGCCACGACCACGTCGGTGGGCAGGGGGACTTCGGCGCCACGGGCGGCCATGATGTCCATGACCTCTTTGGCTTCCTTGACCATTTCGGGTTCGGCCAGCGATTCACCGATGTTATGCCCGGCGGCCAGCAGGAAGGTGTTGGCGATGCCGCCACCGACGATCAACTGATCGACCTTGTCGGCCAGCGTCTTGAGGATGGTCAGCTTGGTCGATACCTTGGCACCACCGACAATGGCCACCAGCGGACGTGCCGGGGCGTGCAGAGCCTTGGAGAGCGCGTCGATCTCGGCGCCCATCAGCATGCCGGCGCAGGCGACCGGGGCAAAGCGTGCGATGCCGTGGGTCGTGGCCTGGGCGCGGTGGGCCGTGCCGAAGGCGTCGTTGACGTAAATGTCGCACAGCGCGGCCATCTTCTTCGACAGCGTCTCGTCATCCTTCTTTTCGCCCTTGTTGCAGCGGCAGTTCTCGAGCAGGACGATCTGGCCCGGTTCGACCTCGACGCCACCATCCACCCAGTCGGACACGAGCTTGACCGGCTTGCCCAGCAGCTGACCCAGACGCACTGCGATGGGCGCCAGGGTGTCGTCGGGGCCCACGGTGCCTTCGGTGGGGCGTCCCAGGTGGGAGGTGACCATCACCGCCGCGCCCTTGTCGAGGCAGTACTGGATGGAGGGAATCGAGGCGCGAATGCGGGTGTCTTCGGTGATGTTGCCGGCCTCGTCCTGCGGCACGTTCAGGTCGGCACGGATGAAGACGCGCTTGCCGGCAACGTCCAGGTCCTGAAGCTTTTTGACTTGCATGAGTTGAATCTCCTGAGAATGGTGAGGATGGCGATGGAAGTTGAAAATTCTGTGCGTCAGTGTTGCCAGCGAGGGTGCCAGTGCGAAAGCACGTCCACCATCCGGCTGGCAAAACCCCACTCGTTGTCGAACCACAGCAGCATGGTGGCGAGCCGGTCGCCGCTGACCAGGGTCTGGCCGCCGTCGATGACGGCCGAGTGGGGGTCGTGATTGAAATCGATCGAGGCATGCGCCTGCTCGGTATAGGCGAGCAGATTGGCAAAACGTCCGTGCGCGGCATCGGCCACGAGCCGGTTCAGGCGCTGGGTGTCGACCGGCTGGTGCAGAGTCAGCGTCAGTTCGATGGCCGACACGTTGAGGGTGGGTACGCGGATGGCCTTGGCCTGAACGCGGCCCGTCAGCTGTGGCAACAGACGCTCGACGCCGCGCGCCAGCCCGGTAGCCACCGGGATGATCGACTGCATGGCGGAGCGGGTGCGTCGCAGATCCTTGTCGTGATAGCCGTCGATCAAGGGCTGATCGTTCATCACCGAGTGCAAGGTGGTCAGCAGGGCATGGTCGACGCCAAACGCAGCGTCCAGCAGGCCCAGCACCGGCACGACGGCATTGGTGGTGCAGGAGGCGTTCGAGACGATGGTTTCGGTACCCTTGAGGTCGTCGTGATTGACCCCGAACACGGTCGTGGCATCCACGGCCTCGGCGCTCTGGCCCGGCTGCGAGAGCAGCACACGCGGGCAGCCGGCCTGGATGAACCGGGTCAGGTCTTCACGGGTGCCGTAGCGTCCGGAGCATTCGACGAGCACGTCAATACCGAGGGCTGCCCAATCGACATCCTCCGGGCGCGTGGCGTGAGTGACCACGATGGGCTCGCCATCGATGCGAAGTGCGCCCTCGGCCACATCCACGACACCGGGAAAACGGCCGTGAGTGGAGTCGAAGCGTGTTAGGTATTCGATACTGGCCAGGTCGGCCGGTTCATTGATGGCCACGACTTGCCATTGATCGCGACGCGGCGATTCATACAGCGCGCGCAGGAAGCAACGGCCAATGCGGCCGTAACCGTTGATGGCGATGCGGACGGTCATGAAGGTGTTGCTTGAGCGTTCACGAAATCGGGGGCGCCGTGGCGCCCCCGAAAACGGTCTTACTTGGCAGCGGCGAACGCGCGGGCGGCGTCCAGCATGCGGCAGGAGTAGCCCCACTCGTTGTCGTACCAGGCCAGCACCTTGACCAGATTGCCGTCGATGACGCGGGTCTGGGTCAGGTCGAAGGTGGAGGACACCGTGGTGTGGTTGAAGTCGCTGGACACCAGCGGCTCGTCATTGACGGCCATGATGCCCTTGAGCGGACCGTTGGCGGCCGCGATCATCAGTTCGTTGATCTCTTCCTTGGAGGTCGGACGCTCGGCGGTGAAGGTCAGATCCACCAGCGACACATTCACGGTCGGCACGCGCAGGGCGAAGCCATCGACCTTGCCCTTGAGCTGAGGCAGCACCAGACCCACGGCCTTGGCGGCACCCGTCTTGGTCGGGATGATGTTCTGGGCCGCGGCACGGGCACGACGCAGGTCCTTGTGGCGCACGTCCACGGTCACCTGATCGTTGGTGTAGGCGTGCACGGTGGTCATCAGGCCCTGCTTGATGCCGATGTTGTTTTCCAGCACCTTGGCGACCGGAGCCAGGCAGTTGGTGGTGCAAGAGGCATTGGAGACCACGGTCATGCCGGCGGTCAGCACTTCTTCGTTCACACCCATCACCACGGTGGCGTCCACATCGTCACCGCCCGGGGCGGAGATCAGCACACGCTTGGCGCCCATGTCCAGCAGCTGCTGCGCCTTGGCCTTGGTGGTGTAGGCACCGGTGCACTCCATGAGCACGTCCACGCCATGGTCACCCCAGTTCACGCCCTTCGGATCCTTGGTGGAGTAGAAGGCGATCGGCTTGCCGTCGATGATGATGCAGTTCTCGCCTTCGGTGCTCACCGAAGTGGCGAAACGACCGTGGGTGGTGTCGTACTTGAGCAGGTGGGCGTTGGTGGCCAGATCGCCGGAGGCGTTGATGGCGACCACTTCCAGCTCGTTCTGCAGGCCCAGTTCGTAAATGGCCCGCAGCGTGCAGCGACCGATTCGACCGAAACCGTTGATTGCGACTTTGATGCTCATAGGATTGCTTCCTTTTCCAGGTTTTAGATTCTGTCTCCCTGTCGCGCCTGCGCTCAACCCACCAGGGTGCGCACGGCATCGACGACGGCATCGCTGGTGATGCCGAATTCCTTGAAAAGCTGCCCGGCCGGTGCCGACTCGCCGAAGCGGTCGATACCGATCACAGCGCCTTCAAGGCCTACGTACTTGCGCCAGAAGTCGGTCACACCGGCCTCGATGGCCACGCGGGGAGCACCCGCGGGCAGGACAGAGGCCTTGTAGGCGGCTTCCTGGCGATCGAATACATTGGTACTGGGCATGGACACCACCGACACGAAGGTGCCCACCTCGGCCAGTTTGGCCTGTGCCTCCATGGCCAGCGCGACTTCCGAGCCTGTGGCGATGATAACGGCGTGGGGCGCTTCACCGCGTGAGGCATTGCCGGCTTCGGACAATACGTAGCCACCGCGACGGATGCCGCTCACCTGCGCGGCAGAGCGCGGCTGGAACGGCAGGTTCTGACGCGAGAAGCACAGGGTGCTGGGGCCATCGGCTCGCTCGATGGCGCAGGCCCAGGCCATGGCGGATTCGGTCGTGTCGCACGGGCGCCAGACATCCATGTTGGGGATGTAGCGCAGGGTGGCGATCTGCTCGACCGGCTGGTGGGTCGGGCCATCTTCGCCCAGGCCGATGGAGTCGTGGGTGAAGACGAACAACTGACGGATCTTCATGAGCGCAGCCATGCGCAGCGCATTGCGCGCGTACTCGCTGAACATCAGGAAGGTGGCAGTGTAGGGGATGAGGCCGCCGTGCAGGGCCGCGCCGTTGGCGATGGCGGCCATGCCGAACTCGCGCACGCCGTAATACACGTAGTTGCCGCCATGCTCACGACTGACGCCCTTGGCGCCGGACCACAGGGTCAGGTTGGAGCCGGCCAGATCGGCTGAGCCGCCGAGCAGTTCCGGCAGCTTCGGGGCAAAGGCTTCGATGCTGTTCTGGCTGGCCTTGCGGGTGGCGATGGTCTCGGCTTTGTCGGTGACCTGGTCGAGCACGGCATCCACATGGGCGGTCCAGTCGCTCGGCAGTTTGCCGCTCATCCGGCGCTCGAATTCGGCGGCCAGATCAGGATGCGCAGCACGGTAGGCGGCAAAGCGCGCGTTCCACTCGGCCTCAGCCTGTGCGCCGGCTTCACGTGCGTTCCAGGCCGCGTACACGTCGTCGGGGATTTCGAACGGCGGGTGGCTCCAACCAATGTACTCGCGCGTGGCGGCGATTTCGGCATCCCCCAAGGGGGCGCCGTGCACGTCGTGGCCACCCTGCTTGTTGGGGGCGCCCGCGCCGATGACCGTTTTGCAGCAGATCAGGGTCGGCTGGGTGGTGTTGGACTTGGCCTGTTCGACGGCCGCCTGGATGGCGACCGGGTCGTGGCCCTGCACATCACGGATCACCTGCCAGCCGTAGGCTTCGAAACGCTTGGGCGTGTCGTCGGTGAACCAGCCGTCCACATGGCCGTCGATGGAGATGTTGTTGTCGTCGTAGAAGGCGGTCAGCTTGCCCAGCCCCCAGGTGCCGGCCAGCGAGCAGGCTTCGTGGGAGATGCCTTCCATCAGGCAGCCATCACCCAGGAACACCCAGGTGCGGTGATCGACGATGTCGTGTCCTGGCTGGTTGAATTCGTCCGCCAGCACTTTTTCGGCCAGCGCCATGCCGACCGCGTTGGTGATGCCCTGGCCGAGCGGGCCGGTGGTGGTTTCGATGCCGGGCGCGTAGCCGTATTCCGGGTGCCCCGGGGTCTTGCTGTGTAGCTGACGGAAGTTTTTCAGATCGTCAATGGACAGATCGTAGCCGGTCAGATGCAGCAGCGCATAGATGAGCATGGAGCCGTGACCGTTGGACAGCACGAAGCGGTCGCGATCGGCCCAGTCCGGGTTGGCCGGGTTGTGCTTGAGATGATGGCGCCACAACACTTCGGCGATTTCCGCCATCCCCATGGGTGCGCCCGGGTGGCCCGATTTGGCCTTCTGGACGGCGTCCATCGCCAGGGCGCGAATGGCACCGGTGATGGGATTGAACTGGGGGGCGGTGATGTTGCGCTCGACTGACATTGCTCTCTCGCGACGGGTGAGTCTGTGGCGGAAAAGGCGCAATTATCGTCGAAATGGGCCCACTTGGGTAGTTTCGAGACACTGGCGCCTGTCACACCTGATGTAACGTGGAAACTAAATTAACTTAATGGAATCATTAATTTGCTTGATCTTTACACCCACTGGCGTCGGCGCTCCATGAGCTTCCAGATCAGCGGGGTGAGGATCAACTGCATGGCCAGGTCGAGCCGACCGCCGGGCACGACAATGGTATTGGCGCGCGACATGAACGAGTCGTGCAGCATGCGCAGCAGGTAAGGGAAGTCCACCCCGCGTGGATCCTTGAAACGAATCACGACCATCGATTCTTCCAGCGTCGGTACGTCGCGCGCCGAAAACGGGTTGGAGGTGTCCACCACCGGCACGCGCTGGAAGTTGATGTGGGTGCGTGAGAACTGCGGCACGATGAAGTGGACGTAGTCGTGCATCCGTCGCAGCACCGTGTCCTGAACGGCTTCCTTCGAGTAACCGCGCACCCGGGTGTCCCGATGCAGCTTCTGGATCCACTCCAGGTTGATCGTCGGCACCACACCAATGAGCAGGTCCACATGGCGTGCCACGTCGACCTCTTCAGTCACCACGGCGCCATGCAGGCCTTCGTAGAACAGGCAGTCGGTGCCCACCGGCAGGTCTTCCCACTCGGTGAAGGAGCCCATCGGCAGTCCTGTCTGTACCGCCTGCGCTTCGTCGTGGATGTAATAGCGCCGCCGCCCGGTGGCCGAATCACCGTAGGAGCGGAACAACTGCTCCAGCAGGTCGAGCTTGTTCGACTCGGGGCCGAAATGGCTGATGCCGCGTTTGTTCTGCGCTTCGGCCTGCTCGATTTCCCGCTTCATCTCGTCGCGGGTATAGCGATGGAAGCTGTCACCCTCCACGATGGCGGCATTGACGTTTTCGCGATGAAAGATCGCCTCGAACGTGTGCTTGACCGTGGTGGTGCCCGCGCCCGACGAGCCGGTCACGGCGATGATCGGATGCTTCATGGACATGGGAGTGCTCCGGAAAGGGGAAAATCAGGGGCGGCAGGGCGTCATGCCCTGCAGTCAGTGGTTCTGCAGCCAGGTGCGCCACTCGGTAAACAGGCTCGGGCAGGAGGCGGCAATGACACCTCGTTTGACCGCCGGGCCGGCCAGCAGGTCGCCGCCATCGAGCGAGACCGCGGTGCCACCCGCTTCTTCGAGAATGAGATGCCCTGCGGCGTAATCCCACAGCATCTGCCCACCATGCAGGTAGACATCCAGTCTACCTGCGGCCACGAAACACCATTCGAGCGCGCTGGAACCGAAGTTGCGCTGAGAGTAATAGGGAGGGCGCACGGCCAGTTCATCGCCCAGATGGTTGCTGATGCGCTTGAAGTCAACGCCGGCGACGGCGTCTTTCAGTTCGGGCGCGGGCTCGCGTAGCGGAAGTTCCGATCCGTTGAGGAACGCGCCGGCCCCCCGCGCGGCGTAGAACGATTCGTCCGTCGCCGGGTTATAGACCACGCCGAACAGCGGTTTGTGGTCCATGAGATAGGCCACCGAGACGGCAAAGAACGGAATGCCATTGGCGAAGTTCGTGGTGCCGTCGATCGGGTCGATGCACCAGAGGCCGCGTTTGCCCTCGGCCCACAGGTGCGCCTGCTCCTCTTGCGTCATCTCTTCGCCCAGGACCGGACCCGGCGCGAGGTTGGGCAAGGCTTTTTCGAGCAGTCGCTGGGATTCCAGATCGGCCTCGGTGAACAGTGAACCGTCACTCTTGCGACGGCGGGCGACGTTCAGATAGCGCGGCAGGATGGCCTCCCGGGCGATTTCGCGAACGAGGGACTCAAGGGCGTGGGCGCGGGACAGGCGCTTGGCGGCGGTGTTCATGCTACCTCCAGCCGCACGGGCATGCGGCAGATGGATCTCGGTGATGCGGGGCGTGACGTGGAGGTCGCCTCGCGCGATTTCAGACGTCGTTGTCGGCCCTATAATAGCACGATGATTTTTCGCTTCTTTTGCCCAATCCCGCTCGTGGCGGGCGATTGCGTCGAGCTTCCTGAGGCCGCGGCGCATCATGCAGCGCGTGTTCTCAGGCTGTCGCCGGGTGCGGCGGTCGTGCTCTTCGACGGGGAGGGCGGGGCATGTGCCGGCACCATTGCTGCGGTCAAACCCCGCGTGACGGTCGATCTCCTGCAGGCTCTGCCCGCAGAGCCGCCATCGCCGGTACGCGTGACGCTTGTGCAAGCGTTGGCCGCGGCCGACAAGATGGACTGGGTGATTCAGAAAGCGGTTGAACTGGGGGTGAGCGCCATCGTGCCAGTGGCGGCGAAGCGCTCCATCCTCAGACTCGATGGTGCCCGTGCTGAAAAGCGCATGGCTCACTGGCGCAACATCGTCGTTTCCGCCTGCGAGCAATGCGGGCGCAATACCATGCCCGAACTTGCGCCCATTCAGCCACTGGGCCAATGGCTGGCCAAGGCGCAGGGGGGCTGGGTGTTGGCGCCTGGCGCCGTTCAGCCGCTGCGTGAACAGGCCCGCCCGGCGGCTGACCTGACGATTTACGTGGGGCCGGAAAGCGGTTGGGAAGAGGCGGAGCTCACGGCCATGGCAGCGCGCTGTATCGAACCGGTGCAACTGGGCCCACGTGTATTGCGCACCGAGACGGCCGGCCTGGCTGCCCTGTCGGCCATCCAAGCCCTCTGGGGCGATTTTTGAAGGATTGACACATGTTCGAATCCGCCGAGTTGGGACACCGGGTCGACAAGGCCGCCTATGAGGCCGAGGTGCCTGAATTGCGCACCCAGCTCCTCGATGCCCAGTTCGATCTGCTCGAATCGGCCGGTTTCGCGGTCGTGATCCTCGTCAATGGCGTCGATGCTGCCGGCAAGGGGGAAACGGTCAAGCTGCTGAACGAATGGCTCGATCCCCGCCACGTCATGACCCGCGCCTTCGACGCGCCATCGTCTGAAGAGCAGGAGCGCCCCCCGATGTGGCGTTTCTGGCGGGCCCTGCCGCCCAAGGGAAAGATCGGCGTGCTCTTCGGCAACTGGTACGAAGGGCCCATCAACGCCCGGGTCGAAAAAGACATCAAGCAAAGCGAGCTCGATCAACGCCTGGCTGAAATCAACCGCTTCGAGCAGATGCTCACGCGCGAAGGCGTGGTGTTGCTCAAGTTCTGGTTCCATCTTTCGTGCAAGCAGCAAAAGGCGCGGCTGGAAAAGCTCGAGTCCGACCCGCTGACCCGATGGCGCGTTACCAGAGCGGATTGGCGTAACTACAAGCAATATGATCGACGGCATGATGTGGCCGAGCATGTGGTGCGTCACACAAGCACCGCCGAGGCACCCTGGCTTATCGTGGATGGTTCCGACGAGCGTTATCGCGGTCTGCTCGTCGGTCAAACCCTGCTCGACGCACTCAGAAAGCGGCTCGACGTGGCGCACAAGTGGCAGGCCCGTGTCAGCACGGCGCCTTTGCCGCCGCAGCTCGATGAGCGCAATTTGCTGCGCCAGCTGGTGCTCGATCAGCCTCTGGACAAGAAGGATTACAACAAGGAACTGGAGCGCTGGCAGGGGCGCCTGGCGTTGTTGACCCGCAGCAAGGCCTTTTGCGAGCGCTCTCTGGTGCTGGTGTTCGAAGGAATGGACGCGGCCGGCAAAGGCGGTTCGATCCGGCGGGTAACCGCGGCGCTCGATACGCGGCAGTACCAGGTCGTGCCCATTGCCGCCCCGACAGAGGAAGAACGTGCGCAGCCTTATCTGTGGCGCTTCTGGCGTCATGTGCCGCGGCAGGGCAAGGCGGTGATTTTCGACCGCTCCTGGTATGGGCGCGTACTGGTCGAGCGGGTCGAGGGTTTCTGCTCGGAAGCCGACTGGATGCGCGCGTACGAGGAAATCAACGACTTTGAGGATGCCCTGATCCGGGCGGGTGCCGTGGTGGTGAAGTTCTGGCTGGCGATCAGTGACGAAGAGCAACTGGCCCGTTTCAAGGCGCGGGAAGTGGAGCCGCACAAGCGCCACAAGATCACCGACGAAGACTGGCGCAATCGCGAGAAATGGCCGCAATACGAACGTGCGGTGTGCGACATGATCGACCGGACCAGTACCGAGGCTGCACCGTGGACCCTGATCGAGGCAGACAATAAGCGATTCGCCCGCATCAAGGTGTTGCGCACGATCTGCGAACAGCTTGAATCCGCGTTCGATGAATAAATCAACCTGCACGATGTGCAAGCTGTCGCGCAATGCACAATCCCGTTAAACTGCGCCTCATTCAACGACTTCCGGCGGATGTTTCATCCCGTTCATGAGCTTGGGAGGCCTCGTGCATTCAGATCCAGACATGCTAGACCCGGCCAAGACGGCCAGTGATCTCACCCGTCACTTCGTGGCATGGGTGCGAGGTGCCGCGCCCTACATCCACGCCTTCCGTGGCAAGACGTTCGTGATCGGGTTCGGTGGCGAGGTGGCGACGGGGCAACTGGGCCAGGCGCTGGCCTACGATTGCAACCTGCTGGCAGCCTTGGGCATCCGGCTGGTGCTTGTCCATGGCGCGCGCCCGCAGATCGACGCAGAAATGGAGCGGCGCGGGCTGGAGTCCCGTTTTCACAACGGCGTGCGGGTCACCGATGCCGCAGCGCTCGATTGTGTGAAGTCGGCCATGGCGGTCACACGTCTTGAGCTCGAAGCGCGGCTCTCGCAGGGGCTGCCCAACACCCCCATGGCCGGAAGCTACATGCGCGTGACCGGGGGAAATTTCATCACGGCGCGGCCGGTCGGCGTGGTCGACGGGGTGGATCTTCAGTTCACCGGGAAAGTGCGCAAGATCATGGCCGACGAAATCGCCGCCGACCTGGATCAACAGAATGTGGTCCTGATCTCGTCGCTGGGGACATCGCCGTCGGGTGAGATTTTCAACCTGCCCGTCGAGGAAGTGGCCGAATCCGTGGCCGTGGCGCTGAACGCCGAAAAGCTGCTGTACCTGTGCGATGCGCCGGGTCTGCTCGACGAACAGGGGGAGTTGATCGATTCGGTCACCGCCGATGAAGCCGAGCGCATGCTGCTCGCTGGCCAGGGACTGACCGAGGATCTTGACCTGTTTCTGCCGTGTGCCATTCGGGCGGTGCGTCAGGGCGTCCACCGGGCTCACCTCATCGACCGCGATCGGGACGGTGGTCTGTTGCTCGAATTCTTTACCCACCAGGGCGTGGGTACCATTCTGTCGCGCGATCCGCTCTTCCGTCTGCGAGAAGCCACCGTAGAAGACGTGGGGGCCCTGGTGACGCTTCTGGAGCCTCTGGAGGCGGATGGCACATTGGTGCGTCGTGGTCGCGAGTTGCTTGAACAGGAAATCACCCGTTTTTCGGTGGTGGAGCACGACGGCGTGCTGGTCGGCTGTGCCGCGCTCTATCCCTTCAGCGAAGAGAAGGCGGGGGAAATGGCGTGTGTGGCAGTGATGACCGAGTTCCGTCGCGCCGGCCTGGGGGAAATGCTCATGCGTCGCATCGAGCGCCGCGCTCGCGAACAGCAGCTTGAGGCGCTGTTCGTGCTCACGACACGGACGGCCCACTGGTTTCGCGAGCGTGGCTTTGACGAGGTGAGCCCGGACCGTCTGCCCAGTCTGAAGCGGGAGCTCTACAACCTGCAGCGGCGATCCAAGGTGCTCATGAAGCCGATCTGAGGCGGCAGCGCAGCACGGGCGTGGCAATCACGCTAGAATGAACCATTGTTTTTCCGCTATCAGAACGCAGGTATCGACATGACGCGAATGGTCAAATGCATCAAGCTGGGTGAGGAAATGGAAGGGCTGGATCGCCCGCCGGTGCCCGGCGAGCTGGGTAAGAAAATCTACGAAAACGTGTCCAAGGAAGCGTGGGCCCAGTGGGTGAAGCATCAGACGATGCTGATCAACGAAAACCGCCTGAACCTGATGGATGCGCGTGCGCGGAAGTACCTGTCGGAGCAGATGGAACGCCATTTCTTCGGTGACGGTGCTGATGGCATCGGTGGGTTCGTGCCGCCGTCTGCCTGAATCGGGCGCTGCACAACAAAAAAGGACGGCCGTGGCCGTCCTTTTTTGTCGGGTGTCGTGATCCGGCCTCAGTCGTTGGCCACTTCCTGCTCGAGGGCTTCGATGCCCGCGTGGCGAATATCCCGACCCTTGACCATATAAACCACGTACTCGGACATGTTCTTGGCATGATCGCCGATGCGCTCGACGGCCTTGGCCATGAACAGCATGTCGATGCCGGCCGAGATGGTGCGCGGGTCTTCCATCAGGAAGGTGA
Coding sequences within:
- a CDS encoding diguanylate cyclase domain-containing protein → MPIPVSALIASPRRLLAAILLFVALDLSVLVTNLWIAHQVAEDAVAINMAGRQRMLSQRMTKSLLLAANSSAPEHADLAAEEFISAYSLFNQTLEAFAHGGQTLGGDGKTVQLHAVDGAASEYIAEARRLLKPLTVQLVDHAKTDAVWAPAATYMVSTNVEILQLMNRLTSRLEHDSVQRTEQLRVIQTLAFLLALGNFIAIVIGLTRRHKEMENEKEHWQQLARHDALTGLTNRKGFFEAAERVLSRAQRESECGALFLLDLDGFKPINDTLGHPIGDHVLKNFGDRLQSIARQSDVTARLGGDEFVLLCPGLQGASTIDSVCERIVDAVRSVGPMSVNGKSLGVSIGVAHYTPDSYDINALIAAADRAMYEAKRSGSNLWRTQVTNSAIPKDAQSQ
- a CDS encoding phosphoglycerate kinase produces the protein MQVKKLQDLDVAGKRVFIRADLNVPQDEAGNITEDTRIRASIPSIQYCLDKGAAVMVTSHLGRPTEGTVGPDDTLAPIAVRLGQLLGKPVKLVSDWVDGGVEVEPGQIVLLENCRCNKGEKKDDETLSKKMAALCDIYVNDAFGTAHRAQATTHGIARFAPVACAGMLMGAEIDALSKALHAPARPLVAIVGGAKVSTKLTILKTLADKVDQLIVGGGIANTFLLAAGHNIGESLAEPEMVKEAKEVMDIMAARGAEVPLPTDVVVADEVSALARANRVAIDDVADHDRILDFGPKSAAKLADIIAHAGTIVWNGPVGVFEYNQFAGGTKMMASAIAHSEAFSIAGGGDTLAAIAKFDIAGDVGYISTGGGAFLEFLEGKTLPAIEALEARFND
- a CDS encoding type I glyceraldehyde-3-phosphate dehydrogenase — encoded protein: MTVRIAINGYGRIGRCFLRALYESPRRDQWQVVAINEPADLASIEYLTRFDSTHGRFPGVVDVAEGALRIDGEPIVVTHATRPEDVDWAALGIDVLVECSGRYGTREDLTRFIQAGCPRVLLSQPGQSAEAVDATTVFGVNHDDLKGTETIVSNASCTTNAVVPVLGLLDAAFGVDHALLTTLHSVMNDQPLIDGYHDKDLRRTRSAMQSIIPVATGLARGVERLLPQLTGRVQAKAIRVPTLNVSAIELTLTLHQPVDTQRLNRLVADAAHGRFANLLAYTEQAHASIDFNHDPHSAVIDGGQTLVSGDRLATMLLWFDNEWGFASRMVDVLSHWHPRWQH
- the gap gene encoding type I glyceraldehyde-3-phosphate dehydrogenase, giving the protein MSIKVAINGFGRIGRCTLRAIYELGLQNELEVVAINASGDLATNAHLLKYDTTHGRFATSVSTEGENCIIIDGKPIAFYSTKDPKGVNWGDHGVDVLMECTGAYTTKAKAQQLLDMGAKRVLISAPGGDDVDATVVMGVNEEVLTAGMTVVSNASCTTNCLAPVAKVLENNIGIKQGLMTTVHAYTNDQVTVDVRHKDLRRARAAAQNIIPTKTGAAKAVGLVLPQLKGKVDGFALRVPTVNVSLVDLTFTAERPTSKEEINELMIAAANGPLKGIMAVNDEPLVSSDFNHTTVSSTFDLTQTRVIDGNLVKVLAWYDNEWGYSCRMLDAARAFAAAK